In Aspergillus fumigatus Af293 chromosome 6, whole genome shotgun sequence, the genomic window GTGGTGGCCCTGTGGCCGAGAGGGTCGGAGTGGACGAAACGCGGCCCGGCGGATGGATGCCGAGCCCCGGCTGTCCGTACGGTGGGAAACTGGTCTGGTGCGGGCTGGGGATCTGCTGTGCTCCCCCGTAGACGGGTGCCGGCTGCGATTTGGGTCCGTAGGGGTCATTCGATGGGAGGAGGTGCGGAGAGGGCCCGGGGTTCGGTAGTCCCGTGGGACTGGCCAACATGGCGTGCGTCATGGCGGGATGCGGTGCGGTTCCGGTCGGGAGACCTGACGGGGGGACGGAAAGCGATTGCTGGAACGGAGGGAGGTGGTGCATGTCGTAGGGTTGCGCCATGCCTTCGGTCACGGGGGGCGATGTCGGTTGATTTCGGCTCAATGGGTTTAATGTCGATGGCGAGAACGAGTCCCGCGTGGGATATGACTGGTTGCTGCCCGCAGTCCACGGTTGCCGCGGCCCGGGCGTACTTCCGTAGCCGCTGTGTCCCTGCCAATACGCCGTCCCATACGAGGGCGTCACGTCCGAGGTTGCAGACACGGTGGTCGCCGGCGCGGCCGTGCTGGGAGCGGTCACCTCGCCGGCCTGCGTCGAGGCCGGCGGTGTCAACAGACTGCTCACACTGGGATGAGCTGGAGGGTGCGTATTC contains:
- a CDS encoding putative C2H2 finger domain protein is translated as MGTALGDLNAPPPLNARRPAAPTLPSFELPPPNFQINVGTPKYPLQSNTHPPAHPSVSSLLTPPASTQAGEVTAPSTAAPATTVSATSDVTPSYGTAYWQGHSGYGSTPGPRQPWTAGSNQSYPTRDSFSPSTLNPLSRNQPTSPPVTEGMAQPYDMHHLPPFQQSLSVPPSGLPTGTAPHPAMTHAMLASPTGLPNPGPSPHLLPSNDPYGPKSQPAPVYGGAQQIPSPHQTSFPPYGQPGLGIHPPGRVSSTPTLSATGPPPHLNYSRQPWPSYSLPAMNGPVMTNIHSPNSQMSLLGSMQPGILPGFNSGHVASMQQMYGGHPPHPIHQPGPTNDRPFKCDQCPQSFNRNHDLKRHKRIHLSVKPFPCTHCDKSFSRKDALKRHILVKGCGKDGPKTSTASVKEEDKEGVDTNGHS